One segment of Alistipes finegoldii DSM 17242 DNA contains the following:
- the pgtP gene encoding phosphoglycerate transporter protein PgtP: MWKILQPPAYKPEMEADKVDAKYKRMRLQVFLGIFIGYAGFYIVRKNFSMAIPELALLGFDQSELSIVLAMNAVAYALSKFLMGSVSDRSNARVFLPLGLVLAALSMMFMIVPVTLLGPEHKRLAIFIMAVLNFLVGWFNGMGWPPCGRVMTHWFSIKERGTKMSIWNCAHNVGGALVGPMAVYGAIWFGSWFCGSHTELYFLIGTYLFPAVVAIFIAILAYVLIRDTPQSCSLPSVEKWRNDYPKNYSAKQEEVLTTREIFFKYVLNNKLLWFIAIANAFVYMVRYGCLDWAPTYLRDAQGYDIKQAGWAYFAYEFAAIPGTLICGWLSDKVFHGRRAVPTILFMAIVAVFIFLYWQFSSNYFIVTMSLIAIGFFIYGPVMLIGVQALDLAPKNAAGTAAGLTGFFGYFLGTAILANIVIGSVAEAAGWDWTFILLIAACFLSIVFMAFTYKGEKEILGQK; the protein is encoded by the coding sequence ATGTGGAAAATTCTTCAACCCCCTGCCTATAAACCGGAAATGGAGGCCGACAAGGTCGATGCGAAATACAAACGCATGCGTCTGCAGGTGTTTCTCGGCATCTTCATCGGGTACGCCGGATTCTACATCGTCCGGAAAAATTTCTCGATGGCGATCCCGGAGCTCGCCCTGCTCGGCTTCGACCAGAGCGAACTGAGCATCGTGCTGGCGATGAACGCCGTGGCCTACGCCCTGTCCAAATTCCTGATGGGAAGCGTCTCCGACCGCAGCAACGCGCGCGTATTCCTGCCGCTGGGACTGGTGCTGGCCGCCCTGTCGATGATGTTCATGATCGTTCCGGTTACGCTGCTCGGCCCGGAGCACAAGCGGCTGGCCATCTTCATCATGGCGGTCCTGAACTTCCTCGTGGGCTGGTTCAACGGAATGGGCTGGCCTCCGTGCGGCCGCGTCATGACCCACTGGTTCTCGATCAAGGAGCGCGGCACGAAGATGTCGATCTGGAACTGCGCCCACAACGTAGGCGGGGCTTTGGTCGGCCCGATGGCCGTCTACGGCGCCATCTGGTTCGGCTCATGGTTCTGCGGCAGCCACACGGAACTCTATTTCCTGATAGGAACCTATCTTTTCCCGGCGGTCGTCGCGATCTTCATCGCCATCCTCGCCTACGTGCTCATCCGCGACACGCCGCAGTCGTGCAGCCTTCCCTCGGTGGAGAAATGGCGCAACGACTACCCGAAAAATTACAGCGCCAAGCAGGAGGAAGTGCTCACGACCCGCGAAATCTTCTTCAAATACGTCCTGAACAACAAACTGCTGTGGTTCATCGCTATCGCCAACGCTTTCGTCTACATGGTACGCTACGGATGTCTCGACTGGGCCCCGACCTACCTCCGCGACGCGCAGGGTTACGACATCAAGCAGGCCGGCTGGGCCTACTTCGCCTACGAGTTCGCCGCCATTCCCGGCACGCTGATCTGCGGCTGGCTGAGCGACAAGGTGTTCCACGGACGGCGCGCCGTTCCCACGATCCTCTTCATGGCGATCGTCGCGGTATTCATCTTCCTCTACTGGCAGTTCTCGTCGAACTATTTCATCGTCACCATGTCGCTGATCGCCATCGGATTTTTCATCTACGGTCCGGTAATGCTCATCGGCGTGCAGGCGCTCGACCTCGCTCCGAAAAACGCGGCGGGAACGGCCGCCGGACTGACCGGATTCTTCGGTTACTTCCTCGGCACGGCCATTCTGGCCAATATCGTGATCGGCTCCGTGGCCGAAGCCGCAGGCTGGGACTGGACGTTTATCCTGCTCATCGCGGCCTGCTTCCTCTCGATCGTATTCATG